One stretch of bacterium DNA includes these proteins:
- a CDS encoding glycosyltransferase family 1 protein, with product SSDAGRVQDVTRHVASHDSPRRLPVDVQRPCCRRGPGKGPRPRRARELGLGGHVRFCGFVPDGALPALITGASAFLFPSLYEGFGLPILEAMACGTPVVTSDCSSMPEVAADAAVLVDPARPDAIADGIRRVLADDALRATLKGRGAARARAFPWAATAARTLDVYREAAGAVV from the coding sequence ATCCAGTGACGCCGGGCGTGTGCAGGATGTTACGCGGCACGTTGCCTCACACGACAGCCCCCGCCGCCTCCCGGTAGACGTCCAGCGTCCGTGCTGCCGTCGCGGCCCAGGGAAAGGCCCGCGCCCGCGCCGCGCCCGAGAGTTGGGTCTCGGTGGCCACGTGCGCTTCTGCGGGTTTGTCCCCGACGGAGCCCTGCCCGCCCTGATCACCGGTGCCAGCGCGTTTTTGTTCCCGTCGCTGTACGAAGGGTTTGGGCTCCCCATCCTCGAGGCCATGGCCTGCGGCACGCCGGTGGTCACGAGCGACTGTTCGTCGATGCCGGAGGTCGCCGCCGATGCGGCCGTGCTCGTCGACCCGGCGCGCCCGGACGCCATTGCGGACGGCATCCGACGGGTCTTGGCCGACGACGCGTTGCGCGCGACGCTCAAGGGCCGGGGCGCGGCGCGGGCGCGGGCCTTTCCCTGGGCCGCGACGGCAGCACGGACGCTGGACGTCTACCGGGAGGCGGCGGGGGCTGTCGTGTGA
- a CDS encoding glycosyltransferase: protein MPRNILHTPGVTGLMWVGPAFEASGYGAVSRAFVFGLTDAGLPVQLRIVGADDRKLLEPGVGTRLVRLRGTDVGPYPAGLVHYTPDFYPRVRFKNVVRRIGYTIFETDRIPENWAVGSQSIEELWVPSRFNYETFSASGIDAAKLRVFPYGVDTEFFKPVTDRLEIGARRGFCFLYVFPFDWRKGFDLLLEAYCAEFHARDDVTLVLKTQSDRHAGAELERLVRGCLPASLARRTDLPHVAVIAQRMDAVQLRALYNTCDLYISTERASGWGMPCMEAMAMGKPVAAIGWGGSTEFMNEQNSLLIRPTGRLVPVDERLAELRRMYHGHRWAEVKVDEVRRVLRLAYDHRRMLPGLARRGMRDVRDAFSQARAAGRIHEYLRSLPVRTAGRPSVEVRRSIGARRVAQTALVRLKTTMLNRFAQR from the coding sequence GTGCCGCGTAACATCCTGCACACGCCCGGCGTCACTGGATTAATGTGGGTCGGTCCGGCCTTCGAGGCCTCAGGCTACGGAGCCGTCTCCCGTGCCTTCGTGTTTGGTCTCACCGATGCAGGACTGCCGGTGCAGCTGCGCATCGTGGGGGCAGATGACCGGAAGCTTCTCGAGCCGGGGGTAGGGACCCGGCTTGTGAGGTTGCGTGGCACCGATGTGGGACCGTACCCCGCCGGGCTCGTGCATTACACGCCGGATTTTTATCCTCGTGTCCGCTTCAAAAATGTCGTGCGGCGAATCGGCTACACGATCTTTGAAACCGACCGGATCCCCGAGAATTGGGCCGTTGGGTCTCAAAGTATTGAGGAGCTGTGGGTCCCATCACGGTTCAATTACGAGACCTTCTCGGCTTCAGGAATCGATGCCGCGAAGCTGAGGGTGTTTCCGTACGGGGTGGACACGGAGTTTTTCAAGCCTGTCACAGATCGGCTGGAGATCGGCGCCCGCCGCGGATTCTGCTTCCTCTACGTCTTCCCGTTTGACTGGCGGAAGGGGTTTGATCTCTTGCTGGAGGCCTACTGCGCGGAGTTTCATGCACGTGATGACGTCACCCTGGTGTTGAAGACCCAGTCGGATCGGCATGCTGGGGCAGAACTCGAGCGGCTCGTCCGCGGGTGCCTGCCCGCCTCATTGGCCCGACGAACGGACCTTCCGCATGTCGCCGTCATCGCGCAGCGCATGGACGCCGTGCAGCTCCGCGCACTGTATAACACGTGCGACCTGTACATTTCTACGGAGCGCGCCAGTGGGTGGGGGATGCCGTGTATGGAGGCGATGGCGATGGGCAAACCGGTCGCCGCGATCGGCTGGGGCGGGAGCACCGAATTCATGAATGAGCAGAACAGCCTCCTCATCAGGCCGACCGGCCGGCTGGTGCCCGTTGATGAGCGGTTGGCTGAGCTGCGTCGGATGTACCACGGACACCGATGGGCGGAAGTCAAAGTGGACGAGGTTCGTCGTGTGCTCCGGCTGGCCTACGATCATCGGAGGATGCTCCCCGGACTGGCACGTCGAGGCATGCGCGATGTCAGAGACGCATTTTCGCAGGCGAGGGCGGCCGGCCGCATCCACGAGTATCTCCGTTCGTTGCCGGTGAGAACCGCCGGGCGCCCCAGTGTGGAGGTGCGTCGATCCATCGGGGCGAGACGCGTAGCGCAGACGGCCTTGGTGAGACTGAAAACCACTATGCTGAATCGCTTCGCCCAGAGATAG